In Candidatus Binatia bacterium, the following proteins share a genomic window:
- a CDS encoding DUF4215 domain-containing protein yields MSGGHRIKSSQAVAAIFVAVCMCAASTARAGTPATTSADVCASNANPCNVTSTFDVANNAVLDFGTRTVNVSGAGQFNFGTGSGRIDCGSFTASTSSAFLNAAGATSSGSSSGSVLLQARRLCTSANPLVPCLDDGDCQLGPCGVRRCSLKTTRTCTGDTDCQLGHCGSLHRCSGSTTYFRCSTNADCDLGTCPSQITCTGRGDNPVNCADNSDCEYGSCSVGTASISLGGSVTGSSDNPATIVIRAADSVSIAKPVTLNSTSVDSDGGSLSVDARTGSITISNNINATGGGASTGGDVELNAGTDVVLQSDINVLGGDFDGGTIDLTARRDVTVTSSLIANSGAGAGFGGDISVTAGRDFSFHGVSASNKSTIETSGHMDSENDSGDGGSQDLEALRNVLLDANTRLIGNGSTPDGEGSDVTIESGAGLEIDGDVTAKAAGAQGDGGFAQITADGGTATIGPAAAFDLSGGSAGGGVLDLESISGDLSFAGDADVSGGSGGAGGSAVLVARQDASISGAMSVAGTGGGSLGAEACGLTLQSGSSLDNNVDNGANTLISHDTMKLLAGSTVTSGASGSNTLRYRSVANPPQVQGTVAPAATLVADATLAPCPLCGNRRIDPGESCDDGNAVDGDGCSADCQNENCLSQTAAPGYPAVPLCEDGDPCTTDICNTSVNNGTCQHTPKSCDDGVACTTDSCNTSDGTCRHSADDSACNDSNPCTDDFCSLTSGCSNTANSSPCDDHNRCTNNDVCSNKACHGTRINGCLFCGDGFVNPLAGEQCDDGNNENGDCCSSTCKFEAAGSSCEDGYFCTINDTCDGNGDCVTGVPNSCADTDACTQDSCSEDLAACVHAPVPRDAAACLVAPASKLQINNSNGQLKDKLSWQWSHGDAFAPEDFGTPGTDTHYTLCIYDEASTVSSLKASIDIAPSTHWISKVPSLLQYKDKTGSSEGVLKVQLRSGNAGRTQAKVLAGHANLTLPSPAGATFFHEEPNVTVQLVNDAGMCWMSQFAVADTGTNSAAIFKAQTK; encoded by the coding sequence ATGAGCGGCGGTCACCGGATCAAGAGCTCGCAGGCAGTTGCAGCGATCTTCGTCGCCGTCTGCATGTGCGCGGCATCGACGGCAAGGGCGGGAACTCCCGCCACCACCTCCGCCGACGTCTGTGCGAGCAACGCCAATCCGTGCAACGTGACGAGCACCTTCGACGTCGCCAACAATGCGGTCCTGGACTTCGGTACGCGCACCGTGAACGTGTCCGGCGCGGGTCAGTTCAACTTCGGCACCGGAAGCGGCAGGATCGATTGCGGATCATTTACCGCATCCACTTCCAGCGCATTCCTGAATGCCGCAGGCGCGACCTCTTCGGGCAGCAGCAGCGGTTCGGTGCTTTTGCAGGCCCGCCGCCTTTGCACCTCCGCCAATCCCCTGGTCCCGTGCCTCGACGACGGCGACTGCCAGCTCGGCCCTTGCGGAGTGAGACGCTGCTCCCTCAAGACGACACGCACGTGCACGGGCGATACCGACTGTCAGCTCGGGCACTGTGGTTCCCTCCACCGCTGCTCGGGCTCGACGACGTACTTTCGCTGCAGCACGAACGCCGATTGCGACCTCGGTACCTGCCCCTCGCAGATCACGTGTACGGGCCGGGGGGACAATCCCGTCAACTGCGCGGACAACAGCGACTGCGAATACGGCAGCTGCAGCGTCGGCACAGCATCGATCAGCCTCGGAGGCTCTGTCACCGGGAGCTCGGACAATCCGGCCACGATCGTCATCCGCGCCGCCGATTCCGTCTCGATTGCCAAGCCGGTCACCCTCAACAGCACGTCGGTGGACTCCGACGGCGGCAGCCTGTCGGTGGACGCGCGGACAGGCTCGATCACGATAAGCAACAACATCAACGCTACCGGTGGCGGCGCTTCGACCGGTGGCGACGTCGAGCTCAACGCCGGAACGGACGTCGTGCTTCAGTCCGACATCAACGTTCTCGGAGGAGACTTCGATGGTGGAACAATCGACCTCACCGCCCGGCGGGACGTCACCGTCACGAGCAGCCTGATCGCCAATTCCGGGGCGGGCGCCGGTTTCGGCGGCGACATCTCGGTCACCGCGGGGCGGGACTTCTCGTTTCACGGTGTCTCGGCTTCCAACAAAAGCACGATCGAAACCAGCGGCCACATGGACTCCGAGAATGATTCCGGCGACGGTGGCAGCCAGGATCTCGAGGCCCTGCGCAACGTGCTGCTCGACGCGAACACGCGGCTGATCGGCAATGGCTCTACTCCGGACGGTGAGGGCTCGGACGTTACGATCGAGTCGGGCGCCGGCCTCGAAATCGACGGCGACGTCACCGCGAAGGCCGCAGGAGCCCAGGGCGACGGCGGCTTCGCACAGATCACCGCCGACGGCGGAACCGCGACCATCGGCCCTGCCGCGGCCTTCGACCTGAGCGGCGGCAGCGCCGGCGGCGGCGTCCTGGACCTCGAATCGATCAGCGGAGATCTGAGCTTCGCCGGCGACGCCGACGTCAGCGGCGGCAGCGGCGGCGCCGGAGGCAGCGCAGTGCTCGTCGCCCGGCAGGACGCCAGTATCAGCGGAGCCATGTCGGTGGCGGGAACCGGCGGCGGCAGCCTTGGTGCGGAAGCCTGCGGTTTGACGCTCCAGAGCGGCAGCAGTCTCGACAACAACGTCGACAATGGCGCCAACACGCTGATCTCCCACGACACGATGAAGCTGCTGGCAGGAAGCACGGTGACGTCCGGCGCCAGCGGCAGCAACACGCTGCGCTACCGAAGCGTCGCCAACCCGCCTCAGGTGCAAGGTACGGTTGCTCCCGCGGCGACGCTCGTGGCCGATGCCACGCTGGCGCCCTGCCCGCTTTGCGGCAACCGCAGGATCGATCCCGGCGAATCCTGCGACGACGGCAACGCAGTCGACGGAGACGGATGCAGCGCCGACTGCCAGAACGAGAACTGCCTCTCGCAGACAGCCGCGCCAGGCTACCCTGCCGTTCCGCTGTGCGAAGACGGCGACCCGTGCACCACGGATATCTGCAACACGTCCGTCAACAACGGGACCTGCCAGCACACGCCCAAAAGCTGCGACGACGGCGTGGCCTGCACGACCGACTCCTGCAACACCAGCGACGGCACGTGCCGGCACAGCGCCGACGACTCCGCGTGCAACGACAGCAACCCTTGCACGGATGATTTCTGCTCGCTGACGAGCGGGTGCTCGAATACGGCCAACAGCAGCCCGTGCGACGACCACAACCGCTGCACGAACAACGACGTCTGCAGCAACAAGGCCTGTCACGGTACGCGAATCAACGGGTGCCTGTTCTGCGGCGACGGCTTCGTCAACCCGCTCGCGGGCGAGCAATGTGACGACGGGAACAACGAGAACGGCGACTGCTGCTCTTCGACGTGCAAGTTCGAAGCGGCCGGCAGCTCCTGCGAGGACGGGTATTTCTGCACGATCAACGACACCTGCGACGGAAATGGCGACTGTGTCACCGGCGTTCCGAACAGCTGTGCCGACACCGACGCGTGCACCCAGGATTCGTGCAGCGAGGATCTGGCTGCTTGCGTGCACGCACCGGTCCCGCGCGACGCGGCCGCCTGCCTGGTCGCGCCGGCTTCGAAGCTCCAGATCAACAATTCGAACGGCCAGCTGAAGGACAAGCTGTCGTGGCAGTGGAGCCACGGCGATGCCTTCGCGCCCGAAGACTTCGGCACGCCCGGGACCGACACGCACTATACGCTGTGCATCTACGACGAGGCGTCAACGGTTTCTTCGCTCAAGGCGTCCATCGATATCGCCCCGTCCACGCACTGGATAAGCAAGGTGCCGTCCCTCCTGCAGTACAAGGACAAGACGGGAAGCTCCGAGGGCGTCCTGAAGGTGCAGTTGCGCTCCGGCAATGCGGGTCGCACCCAGGCGAAGGTCCTTGCCGGTCACGCCAACCTCACGCTGCCTTCTCCCGCGGGCGCCACGTTCTTCCACGAAGAGCCGAACGTCACCGTTCAGCTGGTCAATGACGCGGGCATGTGCTGGATGAGCCAGTTCGCGGTGGCCGATACCGGCACCAACAGCGCCGCGATCTTCAAGGCGCAGACAAAATGA